The Acanthochromis polyacanthus isolate Apoly-LR-REF ecotype Palm Island chromosome 10, KAUST_Apoly_ChrSc, whole genome shotgun sequence genome includes the window TAGGTCTTGACCATAGAATGTAGATTGCCTCGAGATGGCTTGTGAACTGGTTCCAATAGAAAAATAAGACtgaaatttatttaaatttaaaaatgaatgctaAGACCCTCCAGTGTTGTATATGATGTGAATTTACCAAAGATAGTTAAACATTACAGTTAAACCCCacaaaattagataaaaacaaGGTTTTACTTCactaaattaaacattaatgaTAAGTGCCTACTTTACtgatttaaaattaaagttTAGACACAACAACAGCATACATGGGCAACCAAATGAATCCAAAGATTTCCAATGATTCTCTATGAGCATGCATATTTGTGACAGTGGAGAGGATTGACTCCCTTTTATTGAGATGAGACCTCTTTTAGAACCAGGCTCAGTGAGGGTAGCTGTCTGCCTCGACCAGCTGGAGGGAGTTAAAGGGTGGCAAGAACAGAATAGTAGAAAGAAGCTAAGATCGGTGCAGAACCAGAAATACCTGCAGAGAGATACAGAGAGGAAGAAGTTAATACCATATAATACCAAATGCATGGAGAAAATGACCAAGATTAAAACATATGAAGATGTGAACAACATAGCTAAGGTAAAACGTGTGGGTAGATTGGGGGGGAAAGGTCAAACTATGATAGCAGAAGAGCAAAAGAGAAAACGGATCTAAAGCATGCATCCAGTCAATACATAGCAGCAGACCAAGCAAATAAATATGCTAGAATTGAATGAAATCACCAGTGTTTACCACAGCCACATATTACGCTGTCTTCTGCACTTTGCTCGGCTGGTTTGTTAATAAGAAAAATAGTTCTTCAGCTCTGTAGCCATTCACAGTGTAAACATGCAGAGAGCTTTGTCACCTTCCAAGAACTGCTTTTCAGACACAGTTTGGGGTTTGGTGTGTGCCCATAATAGGGGCTTTGCAATTTAGCGCTTCACAACCCTTGTGTCGGGCCGGCCATCGCCATAGCAACATTATGCTGAATTAGCAGCATGGCCGTGGAGAAAAGAGCTTTGTTATTCACTGACTTGTGTCTGTGAAAGAAATCAGGACTGAATGGATGTAGCCGTTTGGGTGGGTGCTGGAGCAGAGCGCTGAACTCCTGGACGAGCATCAGTCAGTATCTGCTGAATGCAAGTCAGTTATTCTAACTTCGAGTGTGGGGAACTTGTGTCTCAGACTGACTCCATGTATTCAATCCAGTGCAAGGTGACTGAAAATACTTAGATCTGACATgattattgtgacattttctCTCCCAGATAAACATGGCAGCAGAGCTATCCACTTCCATAAACATCAAGGAGCCCCGGTGGGACCAGAGCACATTCGTAGGTCGGGCCAAACATTTCTTCACTGTCACAGATCCCAGGAACGTCCTGCTCACCAACGAACAACtagcacatgcacacaaaatCATCACTGATTACAGGTAAACCAGTGACTACCACTACATGCGGTGCTTTTATTAAATGTGAAGCTTGCTCCACGTGTCACGTTTTCTGTCTTGCAGGCAAGGTGTCGTTTCTCCGGGACTGACGGAGGATGAACTGTGGCGAGCCAAATATGTTTTTGACTCAGCTTTCCATCCCGATACCGGAGAGAAGATGATCCTGATCGGCCGCATGTCAGCGCAGGTTCCAATGAACATGACGATCACCGGCTGCATGATGACGTTTTACAAGTACGAACttgtatcagtttaattatcaCACTGTGAATGTGTCTGTGACGCCCAAGCTCACACTGAACACAGACAGCAGCTATTAGAACCTTCCTGCTGTTCCTACAGCCTTTCACAGCAGACTGCTTCAGTTTCAGGCTGTTGTGCTGGTATTGTGCATGCTGGCTCACTGTCGCTGTCATAGCTTACTGGGACACATGAATAGAATGGAGCTGTTGCAAATGCTATTAGTAAAACATTTGCTTTTCTTATTATGACAAGCCAGAATGTGTATTATAATAATCTGTTATTACTGAAGAGTGACATCTGGCAAGGAAAAGTGTTTTTCAATCTAGTActccatatttttttaaacaaatatatttaatcCTGTAAAACTCTGTTCCTTTTTTAAGCACTGTAGGCTAAATTTTACCTGCAATATAAAGCCCTGCACCTGGATGGAAGCAACACAAGAACGgctagaagaagaaagaaaatgcctTTGTTGCAGTTTTCTATAATTATAAttacataaataacaaaaaggaaGACGcagaaattacatttctttgatCGTTTAGTTTGTATAAATTTACCAAACTTGCAAATaacatgcacaacatttttcaaagtgtGTAGCCATcactggggaaaaaatggaGGCTCAGCATACTAtaggtgttttatttttttacattttcagttggTTTCCATTTTTGACTTTCTGCTTTGTGTCAGCAGTCTGCAAattagcagttttttttgtcacagttgtAGTGAGGAGCAcagatttgttatttttcattattttgaagaatctggttagagcacatggtagatttttttggtaAGTTCTTAATTGAGATGTTGAATAAAGTGATTATGatataaaatcattattttactcATATTTTTCTTGACCATCAGAAAGTAGAAGATCTGTTGTTGCTTTctttggctctgataaatggtgtaattgtgtcagtgttttaaaagacaacatgcctttcaaacctcaGTGGGCTGAATGCTTTATCATTAAGTCTTTTTAGTTCTGTTGCATTAAAACtgacattctgactaaaaaaaaaatctaacctTCAGTTGTACAGTCAGGCTTTGAAGACATAATTTTGTTCTGTGGCTTCCACTCTCCTTGTTTATGACTTTTTCTTGTCAATCTTATAGGACGACTCCGGCTGTGGTGCTCTGGCAGTGGATCAATCAGTCGTTTAACGCAATAGTAAATTATACCAACAGGAGTGGCGACGCTCCAATCACAGTCAAGTAAGAGGCAAACGCTCTGCCACCAACACAGGCACACATTAACCCTTTAATTCAACAGTTCTTGCCTggacagtttatttttgtgtgatgTGACCGGTGACTCTCTTGTTTGCAGTCAGCTTGGCACAGCTTATGTGTCTGCCACCACAGGGGCAGTTGCCACCGCTCTAGGACTAAATGCACTAACAAAGGTATCAGTTCATCTAACCCCATTCTACATCTCATTTTAATGTATTGACCTCGACTGCATGGGTGTGCTGACATGAAGCTAGCCACGCAATAATAGTCTCTTTGTCATAGAGGAACCATGTTACTTACAGGGTCATGCTCAGCAGTCAGCGTGTTGTCATGCCAGCTTTGAAATCAACTTTGTGCTGTGGAGCTTCTTTTGTGTCCAACAGCCAAAGTGTAACGGGCAGCAACTGCAGGCTTCCACTGGTCTGCTCAGTTAAGAtggttttactgttttgcaGCAGAGCGTACCGATTAATTTCTTCCCTCCTGTTTTTatgcctcctctctcctcctgtagCATGTTTCACCTCTGATTGGACGGTTTGTTCCATTtgctgctgtagctgctgctAACTGTATCAACATCCCGCTGATGAGACAAAGGTAAGCAGGGCATGCGGCACTTACTTTCACACACAGCTGGGTTGATCTTTAGTGTACGTGACAGAATTATGAAACGACACCTGGAACCAACTATTAATTCATTCCTATGAAAAggttcagtgaaggtcagattAAGTCAGTTTTCAGCTGCAGATGTCAGTTTAACTTTAAAATGACCACGTCtttgcaacccggtctcacggggattcgtgaaactgtcacgtaagttttagtttcggtttcgtgcgcaccaacacgatttcgtcatgtttttcgtgccgctcaccacgaaatgtttttcgctgtggtaatcacatctgaaagtggtttataccggcggattcatgacgatctaagctgtccatcggcgtatactgcttgtgtgatcgcgtttgcggccgccggccgccggacattcttgaaattcctatgcaaattggtaagtgtaccaccgggttatggttaggttatggttaggttatggttagggttatggttagggacgatgtcatgcaaaatatagcgttggattcgccacggttttacattaaaaatataatatacacattcttttgaaatacgttctgagtggcacgaaaagtccgccgtttaaaatacattggtgcgcatttcgtggtgagcggcacgaaaaacatgacgaaatcgtgttggtgcgcacgaaaccgaaactaaaacttacgtgacagtttcacgaatcctcgtgagatcgggctgtaatCTATTAAATCTTGGTATACTTGTGCTCATGCTTTTAAATGATCACTTCTGcgctttttaaattttgttttcaagTTCATTTGGTGTCTGATACTCTGCTCACATGTGCTGGGATTCTCCTTTGCTGTTCTGCTATTTAAAAATTTCACTCCCACCCACATCTCTGACTGCTtgtacaacaaaaaatatatatatctcacAATGTCCTCTTCACACGTTGTAGCTGTTTAAATAATAGGatttgagagtttttttttcttcatttctgcttCAAAGCAACAAGAGAGCTCTACAACTCTCTCATTTAGTGATTCCACTGCAGAGGACAGCCACGCTGAGCTGCTCTCTGAACATTTCATGCCGTTGCTGCTTCACAGTTAAAGTTTTCCACATGCAAACTGGCCCAAAGCTTTTTTTGTTGGGAAGTTATAGtaaatataatgttttattgAACAATCTCAGCTTTTTCCTGCTGTACTGTACCAGCATGGCTCAGCTGAAGGCGACTTCTCATGGCACAGCTCGCTCAGTCTTTCAATGCTCATGGGGGAAAAAATTTCAGTGATATGACTCATCATTTCTGCCTGAGTTGCAGATTTATGGCTGTTAAGAACTTTCTCTCAGTTCTCTGCTGTTAAGACGCCTATACTTCCAAACTTTTCGCTTTTTGAGGTTTCATTTACGACTGATGTGCACATATAGACACatggggaggatggagggagtaACACACGACCGCATATTACACGTACATTTAGTACACAAGCA containing:
- the sfxn1 gene encoding sideroflexin-1 isoform X1; translation: MHKVWMEYLFLLKGSFFSTVCSNTYSEINMAAELSTSINIKEPRWDQSTFVGRAKHFFTVTDPRNVLLTNEQLAHAHKIITDYRQGVVSPGLTEDELWRAKYVFDSAFHPDTGEKMILIGRMSAQVPMNMTITGCMMTFYKTTPAVVLWQWINQSFNAIVNYTNRSGDAPITVNQLGTAYVSATTGAVATALGLNALTKHVSPLIGRFVPFAAVAAANCINIPLMRQRELQHGIPITDENDNRLGESTKAAQQAISQVVVSRILMASPGMAIPPFLMNHLEKKAFLKKFPWMSAPIQVGLVGFCLVFATPLCCALFPQKSSMSVSRLEPELQEKIRANHPGVERVYFNKGL
- the sfxn1 gene encoding sideroflexin-1 isoform X2, producing MAAELSTSINIKEPRWDQSTFVGRAKHFFTVTDPRNVLLTNEQLAHAHKIITDYRQGVVSPGLTEDELWRAKYVFDSAFHPDTGEKMILIGRMSAQVPMNMTITGCMMTFYKTTPAVVLWQWINQSFNAIVNYTNRSGDAPITVNQLGTAYVSATTGAVATALGLNALTKHVSPLIGRFVPFAAVAAANCINIPLMRQRELQHGIPITDENDNRLGESTKAAQQAISQVVVSRILMASPGMAIPPFLMNHLEKKAFLKKFPWMSAPIQVGLVGFCLVFATPLCCALFPQKSSMSVSRLEPELQEKIRANHPGVERVYFNKGL